The sequence CTCGGTCTCCTCCTGTTGGGGCCTCGGTCTCCTCCTGTTGGGGCCTCGGTCTCCTCCTGTTGGGGCCTCGGTCTCCTCCTGTTGGGGGCCTCGGTCTCCTCCTGCTGGGGGCCTCGGTCTCCTCCTGTTGGGGCCTCGGTCTCCTCCTGTTGGGGGCCTCGGTCTCCTCCTGTTGGGGGTCTCGGTCTCCTCCTGATGGGCCCTCGGTCTCCTCCTCTTGGGGCCACTGTCTTCTGTTGGGGGCCTCGGTCTCCTCCTCTTGGGGCCTCGGTCTCCTGTTGGGGCCTCGGTATCCTCCTGTTGGGGGCCTCGGTCTCCTCCTGTTGGGGGCCTGGATCTCCTCCTGTTGGGCCCTCGGTCTCCTCCTGTTGGGGGCCTGGATCTCCTCCTGTTGGGCCCTCGGTCTCCTCCTGTTGGGCTCTCGGTCTCCTCCTGTTGGGGCCTGGGTCTCCTGTTGGAGCCTCGGTCTTCTCCTGTTGGGGGCCTCGGTCTCCTCCTGTTGGGGCCTGGGTCTCCTGTTGGAGCCTCGGTCTCCTCCTGTTGGGCTCTCGGTCTCCTCCTGTTGGGGCCTGGGTCTCCTGTTGGAGCCTCGGTCTCCTCCTGTTGGGGGCCTCGGTCTCCTCCTGTTGGGGCCTGGGTCTCCTGTTGGAGCCTCGGTCTCCTCCTGTTGGGCTCTCGGTCTCCTCCTGTTGGGGGCCTCGGTCTCCTCCTGTTGGGGGCCTCGGTCTCCTCCTGTTGGGCCCTCGGTCTCCTCCTGTTGGGGCCTGGGTCTCCTGTTGGAGCCTCAGTCTCCTCCTGTTGGGCTCTCGGTCTCCTCCTGGGAGTATGGCGGGACCAGCTCCCACCGGCCGTATAAATAACGGAACACATAAACACTACAACTTTAGATAGACAAAAATGATTCAACTTTTTACACTTTCCACAAATGTCAACAAAGGTATTTGCCGTGATTCTCCTCGTTACCTCCACAGCCCAACACGTGTCCCTATAACAGGTGTCACAAGTAATACACACCGACACTGTCATCTCCCTATAATCCTTACGAGGCAGTTGTAACAATCCTCTATAACCTCTGACCCATAATGAGTTATGCGTCATTTATGGAAGTTACTGCAATCCACACAGGGAAAAAAGAGATACAAAAGAATaaatcaacaacacacacacaacaacactgtgTTGCATGAGTCAGgtcacccacaacacacacacaacaccagcaacaacaacagtgttgtatGAGTCAGgtcacccacaacacacacacaacaccagcaacaacaacagtgttgtatGAGTCAGgtcacccacaacacacacacaacaccagcaacaacactgtGTTGCATGAGTCAGgtcacccacaacacacacacaacaccagcaacaacaacagtgttgtatGAGTCAGgtcacccacaacacacacacaacaccagcaacaacactgtGTTGCATGAGTCAGgtcacccacaacacacacacaacaccagcaacaacactgtGTTGTATGAGTCAGgtcacccacaacacacacacaacaccagcaacaacactgtGTTGCATGAGTCAGgtcacccacaacacacacacaacaccagcaacaacactgtGTTGTATGAGTCAGgtcacccacaacacacacacaacaccagctgcAACACTGTGTTGCATGAGTCAGgtcacccacaacacacacacaacaccagctgcAACACTGTGTTGCATGAGTCAGgtcacccacaacacacacacaacaccaacaacaacactgtgTTGTATGAGTCAGgtcacccacaacacacacacaacaccagcaacaacactgtGTTGCATGAGTCAGGTCGAGAACTGACAAGGAAGACAGCCAGTAGCGCGACAATTAATATTAAGTCTTCTAACTTGATGGACTACTCACTTGGACAGTATTGGTAAAGGTCGCTTGACGCTAAGGTTAGGATACAAtgttgttgtactggtggtgtgttgatggtggtgatgatggtggtggtgtggtgatggtggtgatggtggtgatgatggtggtggtgtggtgatggtggtgatgatggtggtggtgtggtgatggtggtgatgatggtggtggtgtgttgatggtggtgatgatggtggtggtgtgttgatggttgtgatgatggtggtggtgtgttgatggtggtgatgatggtggtggtgtggtgatggtggtgatgatggtggtggtgtgttgatggtggtggtgtgttgatggtggtgatgatggtggtggtgtggtgatggtggtgatgatggtggtggtgtgttgatggtggtgatgatggtggtggtgtgttgatggtggtgatgatggtggtggtgtggtgatggtggtgatgatggtggtggtgtgttgatggtggtgatgatggtggtggtgtgttgatggtggtgatgattgtggtggtgtggtgatggtggtgatgatggtggtggtgtgttgatggtggtggtgtgttgatggtggtgatgatggtggtggtgtgttgatagtggtggtgtgttgatggtggtgatgattgtggtggtgtgttgatggtgtgattattgtggtggtgtgttgatggtggtgatgattgtggtggtgggttgatgattgtggtggtgggttgatggtggtggtgtgttgatggtggtgatgatggcggtggtgtgttgatggtggtgatgattgtggtggtgtgttgatggtggtggtgtgttgatggtggtgatgatggtggtggtgtggtgatggtggtgatgattggtggtggtgtgttgatggtggtgatgatggtggtggtgtgttgatggtggtgatgatagtggtggtgtgttgatggtggtgatgattgtggtggtgtgttgatggtggtgatgattgtggtggtgtggtgatggtggtgatgatggtggtggtgtgttgatggtggtggtgtgttgatggtggtgatgatggtggtggtgtgttgatggtggtgatgattgtggtggtgtgtcgatggtgatgatggtggtggtgtgttgatagtggtggtgtgttgatggtggtgatgattgtggtggtgtgttgatggtggtgatgattgtggtggtgtgttgatggtggtgatgattgtggtggtgtgttgatggtggtgatgattgtggtggtgggttgatgattgtggtggtgggttgatggtggtggtgtgttgatggtggtgatgatggcggtggtgtgttgatggtggtgatgatggtggtggtgtgttgatggtggtgatgattgtggtggtgagttgatggtgatgatggtggtggtgtgttgatagtggtggtatgttgatggtggtgatgattgtggtggtgtgttgatggtggtgatgattgtggtggtgggttgatgattgtggtggtgggttgatggtggtggtgggttgatggtggtgatgattgtggtggtgtgttgatggtggtgatgatggtggtggtgggttgatggtggtgatgattgtggtggtgtgttgatggtggtgatgattgtggtggtgtgttgatggtggtgatgattgtggtggtgggttgatgattgtggtggtgggttgacggtggtggtgggttgatggtggtgatgattgtggtgatgtgttgatggtggtgatgattgtggtggtgttgatggtggtggtgtgttgatggtggtgatgattgtggtggtgtgttgatggtggtgatgattgtggtggtgtgttgatggtggtggtgtgttgatggtggtggtgtgttgatggtggtgatgatggtggtggtgggttgatggtggtggtgggttgatggtggtgatgattgtggtggtgtgttgatggtggtgatgattgtggtggtgtgttgatggtggtggtgtgttgatggtggtgatgatggtggtggtgggttgatggtggtggtgggttgatggtggtgatgattgtggtggtgtgttgatggtggtgatgattgtggtggtgtgttgatggtggtggtgtgttgatggtggtgatgatggtggtggtgggttgatggtggtgatgatggtggtggtgtgttgatggtggtgatgattgtggtggtgtgttgatggtggtgatgattgtggtggtgtgttgatggtggtggtgtgttgattgtggtgttgatggtggtggtgtgttgatggtggtgatgatggtggtggtgggttgatggtggtgatgattgtggtggtgtgttgatggtggtgatgattgtggtggtgtgttgatggtggtggtgtgttgatggtggtgatgatggtggtggtgggttgatggtggtgatgatggtggtggtgggttgatggtggtgatgattgtggtggtgtgttgatggtggtgatgattgtggtggtgtgttgatggtggtgatgagggtggtggtgtgttgatggtggtgatgatggtggtggtgtgttgatggtggtgatgatggtggtggtgggttgatggtggtgatgattgtggtggtgtgttgatggtggtggtgtgttgatggtggtggtgtgttgatggtggtggtgtgttgatggtggtgaaagatggtggtggtgggttgatggtggtgattattgtggtggtgtgttgatggtggtgatgattgtggtggtgtgttgatggtggtgatgatggcggtggtgtgttgatggtggtgaaagatggtggtggtgggttgatggtggtgatgattgtggtggtgtgttgatggtggtgatgattggggtggtgtgttgatggtggtgatgatggtggtggtgtgttgatggtggtggtgtgttgatgattgtggtggtgtgttgatggtggtggtgtcttgatggtggtgatgattgtggtggtgttgatggtggtgatgattgtggcggtgtgttgatggtggtgatgattgtggaggtgtgttgatggtgatgattgtggtggtgttgatggtggtgatgattgtggtggtgtggtggtgttgattgtgatgatgtgttgatggtggtgatgattgtggtggtgtgttgatggtggtgatgattgtggtggtgtgttgatggtggtgattgtggtggtgtgttgatggtggtgatgattgtggtagtgtgttgatggtggtgatgattgtggtggtgtgttgatggtggtgatgattgtggtggtgtgttgatggtggtgatgattgtggtggtgtgttgatggtggtgattgtggtggtgtgttgacggtggtgatgattgtggtggtgtgttgatggtggtgattgtggtggtgtgttgacggtggtgattgtggtggtgtgttgatgattgtggtggtgtgttgatggtggtgatgattgtggtggtgtgttgacggtggtgatgattgtggtggtgtgttgatggtgatgattgtggtggtgtgttgatggtggtgatgattgtggtggtgtgttgatgattgtggtggtgtgttgatattggtgatgattgtggtggtgtgttgatggtggtgatgattgtggtggtgtgttgatggtggtgatgattgtggtggtgtgttgatggtgttgatgattgtagtggtgtgatgattgtggtggtgtgttgatactgttgatgattgtggtggtgtgttgatggtggtgatgattgtggtggtgtgttgatggtggtggtgtgttgatggtgttgatgattgtagtggtgtgttgatgattgtggtggtgtgttgatggtggtgatgtg comes from Procambarus clarkii isolate CNS0578487 chromosome 55, FALCON_Pclarkii_2.0, whole genome shotgun sequence and encodes:
- the LOC123756007 gene encoding basic salivary proline-rich protein 3-like: MTVSVCITCDTCYRDTCWAVEVTRRITANTFVDICGKCKKLNHFCLSKVVVFMCSVIYTAGGSWSRHTPRRRPRAQQEETEAPTGDPGPNRRRPRAQQEETEAPNRRRPRPPTGGDREPNRRRPRLQQETQAPTGGDRGPQQEETEAPTGDPGPNRRRPRAQQEETEAPTGDPGPNRRRPRPPTGEDRGSNRRPRPQQEETESPTGGDRGPNRRRSRPPTGGDRGPNRRRSRPPTGGDRGPQQEDTEAPTGDRGPKRRRPRPPTEDSGPKRRRPRAHQEETETPNRRRPRPPTGGDRGPNRRRPRPPAGGDRGPQQEETEAPTGGDRGPNRRRPRPQQEETEAPNRRRPRPQQEETEALTGGDRGPQQEETEALTGGDRGPNRRRPRPPTGGDRGPNRRRPRPQQEETEAHNRRRPRPPTGGDRGPQQEETETSTGNRGPNRRPRPQQEETEAPTGGDRGPQQEETEAPTGGDRGPNRRRPRPPTGGDRGPQQEETEAPTGGDTSSELTVRFNTKSAGIDLGTSVKTLPFSLQLVHAE